The Neisseria yangbaofengii genome contains a region encoding:
- the tuf gene encoding elongation factor Tu, whose translation MAKEKFERSKPHVNVGTIGHVDHGKTTLTAALTTILAKKFGGAAKAYDQIDNAPEEKARGITINTSHVEYETETRHYAHVDCPGHADYVKNMITGAAQMDGAILVVSAADGPMPQTREHILLGRQVGVPYILVFMNKCDMVDDAELLELVEMEIRDLLSSYDFPGDDCPIIQGSALKALEGDAAYEEKIFELAAALDSYIPTPERAVDKPFLLPIEDVFSISGRGTVVTGRVERGIIHVGDEIEIVGLKDTAKTTCTGVEMFRKLLDEGQAGDNVGVLLRGTKREEVERGQVLAKPGSITPHTKFKAEVYVLSKEEGGRHTPFFANYRPQFYFRTTDVTGAVTLEEGVEMVMPGENVTISVELIAPIAMEEGLRFAIREGGRTVGAGVVSSIIA comes from the coding sequence ATGGCTAAGGAAAAATTCGAACGTAGCAAACCGCACGTAAACGTTGGCACCATCGGTCACGTTGACCATGGTAAAACCACTCTGACTGCAGCACTGACTACCATTTTGGCTAAAAAATTCGGTGGCGCAGCAAAAGCTTATGACCAAATCGACAACGCACCGGAAGAAAAAGCCCGCGGTATTACCATTAACACCTCTCACGTAGAATACGAAACCGAAACCCGCCACTACGCACACGTAGACTGTCCGGGCCACGCCGACTACGTTAAAAACATGATTACCGGCGCAGCACAAATGGATGGCGCGATTTTGGTGGTGTCTGCCGCTGACGGCCCTATGCCGCAAACCCGTGAACACATCTTGTTGGGTCGCCAAGTAGGTGTACCATACATCTTGGTGTTCATGAACAAATGCGACATGGTTGATGATGCTGAATTGTTGGAATTGGTTGAAATGGAAATCCGTGACTTGCTGTCAAGCTACGACTTCCCGGGTGATGACTGCCCAATCATCCAAGGTTCTGCACTGAAAGCCTTGGAAGGCGATGCCGCTTACGAAGAAAAAATCTTCGAACTGGCCGCTGCATTGGATAGCTACATCCCAACTCCGGAACGAGCAGTTGACAAACCATTCCTGCTGCCGATTGAAGACGTATTCTCAATCTCCGGCCGCGGTACAGTAGTAACCGGTCGTGTAGAGCGCGGTATCATCCACGTGGGCGACGAGATCGAAATCGTAGGTCTGAAAGACACAGCCAAAACCACTTGTACCGGCGTTGAAATGTTCCGCAAACTGCTGGACGAAGGTCAAGCAGGCGACAACGTAGGCGTATTGCTGCGCGGTACCAAACGTGAAGAAGTTGAACGTGGTCAAGTATTGGCTAAACCAGGCTCAATCACACCACACACCAAATTCAAAGCCGAAGTGTACGTATTGAGCAAAGAAGAAGGCGGTCGTCACACCCCATTCTTCGCCAACTACCGCCCACAATTCTACTTCCGTACAACCGACGTAACCGGTGCGGTTACTCTGGAAGAAGGCGTGGAAATGGTAATGCCGGGTGAAAACGTAACCATCAGC